From Fibrobacter sp. UWB10:
AAAAAATTGATGACCGTTATAATTTAAAGACGGTGTCGTCGCAAGATAGTGTAGCGGTTTCTGTTATTAAGACAGCGTATCATTATCAGGAATACGAAGAAATCATTGGATCTACTGAAGTTATGGATGGCTCGACCAAGGCGAACAAGGTGACCAAGCGAGTCTATGACAAGAGCCGTCAATTTTTCAAGCGAATTGCTATTATCACAGTCAAGGCGGATGGTAGCGATTTGTTGGAACTTTTTACAGCGGATTATCAACCCATAGACGATTTTGCTCCAGAACGCACAAAACTTGTCCATGGAGTGTTTACCGAAGTTGATGAGTTTACATGTGGAAATAAGGGCTTTAATTACCCCGAAGATAACGCGGTCCTGAACTATACACCTGGGCTTTTCCGCATTGTTGCAACAAACCTGTCTATGTTGAAATTAGGCGAGGACGACAAGGCGGAAGATTTGCCGTTCTTCTATATGGATGGTCGCCGAACCTTCTTTGTGCAAGCGGTGCCGAAAGACGGCAAGGCTAATTCGAACCAGAAGAATTATAGGTTTGAATTGCTATCGCATTCCTTGGTAGATGACTTCTACAAGCGTTATCGTGATGGTGGAACCAAATGGCTCTATACCCGCGAAACGCAGGCTTTGCCGATTTCGGACAGCTACTATTACTCCTACTCGTATTATAATTACTATTTCAGCGTTTACCTTGGCTATTATATGGCGGGTGATTGGCAGGCATGGGACTTGAGCCAGACCATTTTCCGCTACAATTACTGGCCGAACAAGGCTAATGTTGATGGACCGTATCCCGCACCCATGGTAGATTTTGTATGGGGCGGTGCGAACGCCATGTATAACTGGGAACTGTTCTTCTATGTTCCGATGCTCATTGCCGAAAAGATGATTGCGGAACAAAGTTATGAAGAAGCCCTCTTGTGGTTGCAATTGGTGTTTGATCCCAGAGAAAGATACTCATCCTACGAAAGAACTAAGGATTTTATTCATGATTTGCCTAAGGGAGCTCGTTATTGGAAATTCCTTCCGTTCTTTGCAAATAAGGATGCCGACAAATCCGTTCTGGAAATGTTAGGACTTCCGACCAAGCAGGACAAACTCCCTGACCGTTCCGCACTATCGTCGCTTGTGGATAAATGGAAAAATGATCCGTTCAATCCACACTTGATTGCCCGCTACCGCAATGTGGCATATCAAAAATACGTGGTAATGAAATACCTCGATACCCTTATTGGCTGGGGCGATCAAGAATTTTCGAAGGATACCACGGAATCTGTAAATCTTGCAATCCAGTTCTACTTGCTTGCCGCGGAATTACTTGGCCCCAAGAGTCCAGAAGCGCCTGAACCGGAAGCCCTTTCTCCTTTGACGGTGCGTCAATTGCTTTCAAGAACAGATGACTTGGGCAACGCCTTCATTGAATATGAAAATTCAGCATTAGTTGGCAAGGATAAGGCAAAAGTCTTAAGTATTCGAGCAATGGATGAACGAGCAAAGCGCACAGGGAATATCATTGAATCTATGTTCTATTTCTCTGTGCCTAGAAACGATACCTTGTTCTCTTATTGGGACACGATTGCTGACAGGCTTTACAAGATTCGCAATAGCCTAAATATTCAGGGTGTAAAGCGAACTTTGGCTTTGTTCGCTCCGCCGATTGACCCGGGAATGTTGGTGAAAGCTCGCGCAATGGGAATATCGTTAGATGCAATTCTGAATTCGACGAGCGAGAAACTGCCGATATATCGATTCAATGTCATAGTCAAACTTGCAGTCGATATGGCTAAGGATGCTTGCCAGATGGGCCGCGACTTGCTTGCAATCCTTGAAAAACAGGACGCAGAACAACTGCAAGTGTTCAAGGCTAAATGCGACAAGGCTGTGGTTGCCGAAAGTAAGACCGTCCATGAAATGGAAGTGAAATCGCTTGAAGCAGAAAAGGTCAGGCTTGAAGAAAAGAAGACTGCAAAACAGAATACTTCTAAAAAGCAGAAGGCGATGCACCTTGTTTCAACAGCCGAAAAGAAATATCAGAAACTGATGGAAAAGGTTGCAAAGATTCAGGAAACGGTCGAAAAAGTCCGCAACATAGCCTCGGCAACTTTCAAAATTCCTGACTTTAAATACGGTTCCGTGGTAAACGCTTTCGGAGGTCCACGATTCGACATAGAATCTTTGGGTGGAACGAAACTTGCTGAAAATCTTGTGAGTGCGGCGGAAAGTTATGCAGCAAGGTTTGCGCAACGGCAACTAGACGCGGCAAAGACTAAGTTGCAGGCGGAATTGGAACGTCGCAAGAAGGAATGGCTGCTAGAAGACGAAGTGGCTGATGCCGAAGTTGTTGAAGTCGAAAAACAGGAAATCGTAAACGAAATCAAGACTCAACAAGTCGAGAAAAAACACAAGAGTATTGAAAACGAAATTCTTCGCTCTGAACAGGTTTATGAAGTTCTAAGCGAAAAGTTTACGAACAATGATTTGTATATTTGGCTTGAGAAGGAACTCGGAAAGGTATTCAAGCAATACGTAAAACTTTTGCTTGATGTAGCCAAGATGGCTGAACGGGTTTATCATTTTGAGATAGATGGCAAAATAACTCCTGTTTGCGACTTTATAAAAAATGATTACTGGGATAATTTCCGTAAGGGTCTGCTCGCTCCAGAACGAATATTGCTTGATTTAAGGCGGATGGAAAAGGCCTATCTTGAAAATGATGTGCATGAAATGGAAATAACTAGACCGATAAGTTTAAAAGAATTACAAAAAAAGGCCGATGATTATCAAATTATTGACAATCTTTATGTAAATCCTCTAAATAAAATTCGTGAGGACGGATTTTGTAATTTCCAATTAACTGAAGAGTTTTTTGAGAATGAATTCTCGAATTTGTCATTCTTGCGTATAAAAGATATCCGAGTATATGTACAATTAGACGCAGCGACCTCTTTACCTTATCTCAATGCCAAATTGACGCTTACTGAAGCGTCGATGTACAAAAAAATAGATGCTGCGTTAAAAACATCAAATACATCAATGGTAGCAAGTTTGGTTCATGAAAAAACAAATGAAGTTTTTTCTTCTTATAATTCAGATAAAATGGGAATTTTTGAAGGCTGCGGAACAGTCTCAAAATGGGCCTTGGAGTTGAATGGTTTAACAAGAGAAAATGATGAGGATGATTATCCAATAGACGATGTGATTGTTTATTTGACATATACTGCAAGAGAAGGAGGCGGAAATGCATAAAAAAATCAGGTTTTTATTATTTTTTCTTGTAATTCTTGTGGCCTGTTCTGAAAACGTCTCATCACCACAAGATTCGCAAGAATATAGCTCAGCTAACGAATCGACTCCAATGTTTTTTTCTTCGAGTTCTGCAAAGAGTGAGGAATCTTCAAGTTCGGAAAAACATATAGAATCCAGCAGCAGCGAAAAGAATGAAAATAAATCTTCGAGTTCTGCAAAGAGCGAGGAATCTTCAAGTTCGGAAAAACATATAGAATCCAGCAGCAGCGAAAAGAATGAAAATAAATCTTCGAGTTCTGCAAAGAGCGAGGAATCTTCAAGTTCGGAAAAACATATAGAATCCAGCAGCAGCGAAAAGAATGAAAATAAATCTTCGAGTTCTGCAAAGAGCGAGGAATCTTCAAGTTCGGAAAAACATATAGAATCCAGCAGCAGCGAAAAGAATGAAAATAAATCTTCGAGTTCTGCAAAGAGCGAGGAATCTTCAAGTTCGGAAAAACATATAGAATCCAGCAGCAGCGAAAAGGTTGTAGAAAGTTCTTCAAGCGACGGAATCGCCGAATCGAGTTCTAGCGAGTATTATAAATTAAGTTGGGATTACCTGAATTCTTCTATTCCCTATGACACGATTATTGATTCAAGAGATGGTCAGGTGTATAAAGTTGTAACTATAGGTAGTTTAATTTGGATGGCAGAAAATTTGAATTATTATGATACAATTCAGTCTCCTGATTTAAAACGACACTCTTGGTGCCTAAATGATCGAGTTGTCAATTGCGAACATTATGGTAGGTATTACGATAATCCGATTGCTTTGGATTATGACTCAACCCAAACATCAGCAGTGTATAAACGTTACATGAATGAAGAGGGTGGGTATGATTCTTTAAGTGTAG
This genomic window contains:
- a CDS encoding FISUMP domain-containing protein, which produces MHKKIRFLLFFLVILVACSENVSSPQDSQEYSSANESTPMFFSSSSAKSEESSSSEKHIESSSSEKNENKSSSSAKSEESSSSEKHIESSSSEKNENKSSSSAKSEESSSSEKHIESSSSEKNENKSSSSAKSEESSSSEKHIESSSSEKNENKSSSSAKSEESSSSEKHIESSSSEKVVESSSSDGIAESSSSEYYKLSWDYLNSSIPYDTIIDSRDGQVYKVVTIGSLIWMAENLNYYDTIQSPDLKRHSWCLNDRVVNCEHYGRYYDNPIALDYDSTQTSAVYKRYMNEEGGYDSLSVVGVCPNGWRIPTRSEWLHLDSSCKVRSAQWNGENSCGVSIYNSGYRYLYQDSVSYFRNGAYFWTASYNSSAKPSTIVFEKNGLSGVYGIFRGSGLSIRCVKDN